In Enterobacter pseudoroggenkampii, one genomic interval encodes:
- a CDS encoding DUF2501 domain-containing protein, which yields MKKQIIVSTFLGALLVTGAAQAASWQESLSSAANELTKESSSTQGGLSASSLTSLLGNSGQSLSAGTMNNAAGILEYCAKQKLASVTDAQNVKNQVLGKLGLDTQEQKADTNYMDGIQGLLNAQNGQQLNLSTLGNSSLAKQVKTKACDLVLKQGVNFIS from the coding sequence ATGAAAAAACAGATTATTGTCAGCACCTTTTTAGGCGCGCTGCTGGTAACCGGTGCAGCGCAGGCGGCGTCCTGGCAGGAGTCCCTGTCAAGCGCAGCAAACGAGCTGACCAAAGAGAGCAGCAGCACGCAGGGCGGACTCTCCGCCTCTTCCCTCACCAGCCTGCTGGGCAACAGCGGTCAGAGCCTGAGCGCGGGCACGATGAACAACGCGGCGGGGATTCTGGAATATTGTGCGAAGCAAAAGCTGGCCTCCGTGACCGACGCGCAAAACGTGAAAAACCAGGTGCTGGGTAAACTGGGTCTGGATACCCAGGAGCAGAAAGCGGACACCAACTATATGGACGGCATTCAGGGCCTGCTTAACGCGCAGAACGGCCAGCAGCTTAACCTGAGCACCCTCGGCAACTCCTCTCTGGCCAAACAGGTGAAAACCAAAGCCTGCGATCTGGTGCTGAAACAAGGCGTTAATTTCATCTCCTGA
- the opgB gene encoding phosphatidylglycerol--membrane-oligosaccharide glycerophosphotransferase, which yields MSEFMSLILFLASVGVYACKAGRHTWWFIATLVVLGIFIILNITLYASDYFTGDGINDAVLYTLTNSLTGAGVSKYILPGLGLVVALVTIFGALAWVLRRRRHHPHHHGYSLLALFLALASVDASPAFHQITELVKSQSRDGDPDFTAYYKEPSKTIANPTLNLVYIYGESLERTYFDNDAFPDLTPDLGALKNEGLDFSHTMQLPGTDYTIAGMVASQCGIPLFAPFEGNASASMSTFFPQNICLGDILKNSGYENYFVQGANLRFAGKDVFLKSHGFDHLYGSEELKTTVADPNYRNDWGFYDDTVLDETWKKFEELSRAGKRFSLFALTVDTHHPDGFVSRSCKRKSYNVDGKNNKSFSAVTCSQEHIAALVEKIKASPWFKNTVIVVSSDHLAMKNSAWDQLNKQDRSNLFFVLRGDQPQQEEIATKRNSMDNGATVLDILGGDNFIGLGRSTLSGQSLSEVFLNMKEKILAWKPDIIRLWNFPKEMKDFTVDRDKNTIAFSGSNFRLPLLVRVSEGRVEPLPESEYSAPLRYQLADFAPRDNFVWVDRCYKMGQLWSQPLALSTDWCVSQGQLGGEQTVQHVDKAQWKGKTAFKDTVIDTARYQHNIDMLKISDNDIRYKADSFIFNVAGAPEEVKQFSGISRPESWGRWSNAQLGNEVKIEYTHPLPEQFDLVITARAYGPNANKPVPVRVGDREQTLTLGNDVSTHTLHFENPSRSNTLVIVPPDPQSTNEGNILGHSPRELGIGMVEIKIVSRAG from the coding sequence TTGTCTGAATTCATGTCTCTTATCCTTTTTCTGGCTTCTGTCGGCGTTTACGCCTGCAAAGCCGGCCGTCACACCTGGTGGTTTATCGCCACGCTGGTTGTCCTCGGCATTTTTATTATTTTAAACATTACCTTATACGCCAGCGATTACTTTACCGGTGACGGCATTAACGATGCAGTGCTCTACACGCTGACAAACAGCCTGACGGGCGCGGGTGTCAGCAAGTACATTCTTCCGGGGCTCGGCCTTGTCGTCGCGCTGGTCACCATTTTTGGCGCGCTGGCCTGGGTGCTGCGTCGACGTCGCCATCATCCACACCATCATGGCTACAGCCTGCTGGCGTTATTCCTGGCGCTGGCCTCCGTCGACGCCAGCCCGGCGTTCCATCAGATCACCGAACTGGTGAAATCCCAGTCGCGCGACGGCGATCCGGATTTCACGGCTTACTACAAAGAGCCGTCGAAAACGATCGCCAACCCGACGCTCAATCTGGTCTATATCTACGGTGAAAGTCTGGAGCGCACGTACTTTGATAACGATGCCTTCCCGGACCTGACGCCAGATCTGGGTGCGCTGAAAAATGAAGGTCTCGATTTCAGCCACACCATGCAGTTGCCCGGTACGGATTACACGATTGCCGGGATGGTTGCCTCCCAGTGCGGTATCCCGCTGTTCGCGCCTTTTGAAGGTAACGCCTCTGCCTCGATGTCGACCTTCTTCCCGCAGAATATTTGCCTCGGCGATATCCTGAAAAACTCCGGTTACGAAAACTATTTTGTGCAGGGGGCAAACCTGCGCTTCGCCGGAAAAGATGTGTTCCTGAAATCCCACGGTTTTGATCACCTGTATGGCTCAGAAGAGTTAAAAACGACGGTTGCCGACCCAAACTACCGCAACGACTGGGGCTTTTATGACGATACGGTACTCGACGAAACCTGGAAGAAATTCGAGGAGCTGTCCCGCGCGGGCAAGCGTTTCTCTCTCTTTGCGCTGACGGTGGACACTCACCATCCTGACGGGTTCGTCTCGCGCAGCTGTAAACGCAAAAGCTATAACGTTGATGGCAAAAACAACAAGTCTTTCAGCGCCGTCACCTGCAGTCAGGAGCACATTGCCGCGCTGGTCGAGAAAATCAAAGCCTCGCCCTGGTTTAAAAACACCGTCATCGTCGTTTCGTCTGACCATCTGGCGATGAAAAACAGTGCCTGGGATCAGCTCAACAAGCAGGATCGCAGCAATCTGTTCTTCGTCCTGCGCGGCGACCAGCCGCAACAGGAGGAGATTGCCACCAAACGCAACTCCATGGATAACGGCGCCACCGTGCTGGACATCCTGGGCGGCGACAACTTTATTGGCCTGGGCCGCAGCACGCTGTCGGGGCAATCCCTGTCGGAAGTGTTCCTCAACATGAAGGAAAAAATCCTCGCCTGGAAGCCCGACATCATCCGCCTGTGGAACTTCCCGAAAGAGATGAAGGACTTCACCGTCGATCGGGATAAAAACACCATTGCCTTCTCGGGCAGCAACTTCCGTCTGCCGCTGCTGGTGCGCGTGTCGGAGGGACGCGTTGAGCCCCTGCCGGAAAGCGAATATTCCGCGCCGCTGCGCTATCAGCTGGCCGATTTTGCGCCACGCGATAATTTCGTCTGGGTCGACAGATGTTACAAGATGGGCCAGCTCTGGTCGCAGCCGCTGGCGCTCTCTACCGACTGGTGCGTCTCTCAGGGTCAGCTTGGCGGGGAGCAAACCGTACAGCACGTGGATAAAGCCCAGTGGAAAGGCAAAACCGCGTTTAAAGATACGGTAATTGATACGGCGCGCTATCAGCACAACATCGACATGCTGAAAATCAGCGACAACGATATTCGCTACAAAGCGGACAGCTTTATCTTTAACGTGGCCGGCGCGCCGGAAGAAGTGAAGCAGTTTAGCGGCATCTCGCGGCCGGAGTCCTGGGGACGCTGGTCAAACGCGCAGCTGGGCAATGAGGTGAAAATTGAGTACACCCATCCGCTGCCGGAACAGTTCGACCTGGTGATCACCGCCAGAGCGTATGGCCCTAACGCTAACAAGCCCGTACCGGTGCGCGTGGGCGATCGGGAGCAGACGCTGACGCTCGGGAACGACGTGAGCACGCATACGCTGCATTTTGAGAATCCTTCGCGCAGCAATACCCTGGTGATCGTCCCGCCGGATCCGCAGTCCACCAATGAAGGGAATATTCTTGGCCATTCACCGCGCGAGCTCGGAATTGGCATGGTCGAAATTAAAATTGTGAGTCGAGCAGGCTAA
- a CDS encoding GNAT family N-acetyltransferase, protein MVDLNITLRPTRPGDVAALPAIERAAGERFREDPELAWLADGEVISAEKHLEYVERGLSWLARVNDRPVGFILTEAHSSSLFIVELSVDLNWQGKGIGRQLIACAADHARTLGLTSLTLTTFRDVPWNAPFYAKLGFKKMTTLTPELRQKREEETAHGFAYETRCAMRLPL, encoded by the coding sequence ATGGTCGACCTTAACATCACCCTTCGACCCACACGTCCCGGCGACGTTGCCGCCCTGCCCGCCATTGAACGCGCGGCGGGCGAGCGCTTTCGTGAAGACCCGGAGCTCGCCTGGCTTGCCGACGGTGAAGTCATTTCTGCTGAGAAGCACCTTGAGTATGTCGAACGTGGGCTAAGCTGGCTGGCGCGGGTGAACGACCGCCCCGTGGGGTTTATCCTCACCGAAGCGCACTCTTCGTCGCTGTTTATCGTGGAGCTTTCGGTCGATCTGAACTGGCAGGGAAAAGGGATTGGCCGGCAGCTTATCGCCTGTGCGGCTGACCATGCCCGCACGCTGGGGCTGACGTCGCTGACGTTGACGACGTTCCGGGACGTACCGTGGAACGCGCCGTTCTATGCAAAGCTAGGGTTTAAAAAAATGACGACGCTGACGCCTGAACTGCGTCAGAAAAGGGAAGAAGAGACAGCGCACGGTTTCGCGTATGAAACGCGCTGCGCCATGCGCCTGCCTCTGTAA